Proteins from a genomic interval of Planktothrix sp. FACHB-1365:
- a CDS encoding energy transducer TonB: MTASTTSLTEFFPPTFRPPVVLCVLASLGVHGLFAANIQYINFYSKSIKLPPTVQVVELSPEQISRVYPAPPPKLSFTPLNSLSSSLSVLPVPSTDNIVPPPAPEDFMQASSLPVWPTNIPLPPPSNSPSLPSYRLPPVVSQGSNSNSNDLNSGSIGFLPNSNPSLSFVPGPPLGFDNSNSSPPPGQSGQLKQPGSLPPNDELALRQQLIRDLGQDVDCPPMFNNANCGPKTPNQNDNPNTPPPENNPNVQPSHPKGSILAGLEKGLQQQPSTSNPQPPEGVVNEQQTAMLQGGSAYLNWVNGLLTNYPNLETTSPIGVNNLYPNAACEQKLTGKALIGVAVGETGEILQGPEVLLATGYPVLDDAAKAAVQEMTFDPTNSPKAYQIQFQFNSEENCKTVNNPTPQPDNTPAVSSPPPAQPTPPTSETEQPTNPVEQKPPESATPNPEQSPSPQPQPESNP, from the coding sequence ATGACGGCTTCGACAACATCCTTAACTGAATTTTTCCCCCCTACCTTTCGCCCACCCGTTGTATTGTGTGTGTTGGCATCCTTGGGGGTTCATGGCTTATTTGCTGCCAATATTCAATATATTAATTTTTACTCTAAATCGATTAAATTACCCCCAACGGTTCAAGTCGTTGAACTCTCTCCTGAACAAATTAGTCGCGTTTATCCAGCCCCTCCCCCTAAATTATCATTTACCCCCTTAAATTCTCTTTCCTCATCTTTATCCGTTCTTCCCGTCCCTTCAACGGATAATATTGTTCCCCCCCCTGCACCGGAAGACTTTATGCAGGCGTCATCCCTCCCGGTGTGGCCAACGAATATTCCCTTACCACCCCCCAGTAATTCCCCCAGTTTACCCAGCTATCGTTTACCCCCCGTTGTTTCTCAAGGGTCTAATTCTAATTCTAATGATCTCAATTCCGGTTCTATCGGATTTCTGCCGAACTCTAATCCGTCTTTATCCTTTGTTCCAGGGCCACCTTTAGGTTTCGATAACTCTAATTCTTCCCCTCCCCCTGGACAATCTGGACAGTTAAAACAACCGGGGAGTTTACCCCCAAATGATGAATTAGCCTTGCGACAACAGTTAATCCGAGATTTGGGCCAGGATGTTGATTGTCCGCCCATGTTTAATAATGCCAATTGTGGCCCTAAAACCCCCAATCAAAACGATAATCCTAATACCCCACCCCCTGAAAATAATCCTAACGTTCAACCGTCTCACCCCAAAGGTTCAATTTTGGCAGGACTGGAAAAGGGTTTACAACAACAACCTTCTACTTCCAACCCCCAACCCCCTGAAGGTGTGGTTAATGAACAGCAAACCGCAATGTTACAAGGCGGAAGTGCCTATCTGAACTGGGTCAATGGTTTACTTACCAACTATCCTAATTTAGAAACCACCTCTCCCATCGGAGTTAATAATTTATATCCCAATGCAGCTTGTGAACAAAAGCTAACGGGGAAAGCGTTAATTGGGGTAGCGGTGGGTGAAACCGGGGAGATTTTACAAGGGCCAGAAGTTTTATTAGCCACAGGTTATCCGGTGTTAGATGATGCGGCAAAAGCAGCCGTCCAGGAAATGACCTTTGACCCGACAAATTCACCGAAAGCTTATCAAATTCAATTTCAGTTTAATAGTGAAGAAAATTGCAAAACGGTTAATAATCCAACTCCCCAACCTGATAATACGCCTGCGGTTTCTTCCCCTCCTCCTGCACAACCCACACCCCCGACCTCGGAAACCGAACAACCAACGAATCCTGTTGAACAAAAACCCCCGGAGTCTGCTACACCCAACCCAGAACAGTCCCCTTCCCCCCAACCTCAACCTGAATCTAATCCTTAA